The genome window CATTCAGCAAAAATTTCAAACAAATAGGGTTTAAGACTAGGACTTGTTTTGAGTTCTTTTTTAATCTGTTTGCGAAAGTTGAGAATTTCGGCTTCCCAATGACCGCGATTATTTTTAATTTCGCTTTCCCAATATTTTAATTTCAGAAGATGCTCAACTAAACGCATTAATAAA of Cyanobacteria bacterium GSL.Bin1 contains these proteins:
- a CDS encoding DUF29 family protein; translated protein: LLMRLVEHLLKLKYWESEIKNNRGHWEAEILNFRKQIKKELKTSPSLKPYLFEIFAECYQDGREIAAARSQLPLKTFPEQPIATLEQVLDEHWLP